From Pseudomonas sp. stari2, a single genomic window includes:
- a CDS encoding NADH:ubiquinone oxidoreductase subunit N, whose product MKNPYALGFWCALVALVLLSATYFYGIMLAHQIDKAMVFLDSATALIAVMAIVVVAWSLVQVQKLKKRQLEQSKTLLLIWDTKVALRKVETVFDRYFWGSYWQPGRTFAEVMGELTGTPLEKSLEALKKQCLELDRQVADDGWHWLNNARELSDVATAMARERYQLDFCDPRNDGPGGAVIDRDFEVLVYTWTARLKSFDHQLDEIEVQYS is encoded by the coding sequence ATGAAAAACCCTTACGCTCTCGGCTTCTGGTGCGCCCTGGTCGCACTGGTGCTACTGTCGGCCACCTATTTCTACGGCATCATGCTGGCCCATCAGATCGACAAGGCGATGGTCTTCCTCGACAGCGCGACCGCGTTGATCGCAGTGATGGCGATCGTTGTGGTGGCCTGGTCGTTGGTGCAAGTACAAAAGCTCAAGAAAAGACAGCTTGAACAAAGCAAGACCCTGCTGCTGATCTGGGACACCAAAGTCGCGCTACGCAAAGTCGAAACCGTGTTTGACCGTTACTTCTGGGGTAGCTACTGGCAACCGGGCCGCACCTTTGCCGAAGTCATGGGCGAACTCACCGGCACCCCGCTGGAAAAAAGCCTTGAAGCCCTGAAAAAACAATGCCTGGAACTCGACAGGCAAGTCGCCGATGACGGCTGGCACTGGCTGAACAACGCCCGTGAACTGTCCGACGTGGCCACGGCCATGGCCCGCGAGCGCTATCAACTGGACTTCTGCGACCCACGCAACGACGGGCCGGGCGGGGCGGTAATCGACCGGGATTTCGAGGTGCTCGTGTACACCTGGACCGCGCGCCTGAAGAGCTTCGATCATCAGCTCGATGAGATCGAGGTCCAATATTCCTGA
- a CDS encoding HlyD family secretion protein: MKKPFLTIGRVMLTLLIVAFAVVVVWRMVMYYMFAPWTRDGHIRADIVQIAPDVSGLIQQVEVKDNQLVKRGQVLFSIDQDRFKLALRQAKAAVADREETLAQAQREAKRNRGLGNLVPAEQLEESQSKVARAQSALAEALVTVDSAQLNLDRSVIRSPVDGYVNDRAPRAQEFVTAGRPVLSVVDSNSFHIDGYFEETKLDGIHIGQSVDIRVIGDRARLRGHVESIVAGIEDRDRSSGSNLLPNVNPAFSWVRLAQRIPVRIAFDDVPDDFRMIAGRTATVSIIDDQQQEPAK; the protein is encoded by the coding sequence ATGAAAAAACCGTTTTTGACTATCGGTCGCGTGATGCTGACCTTGCTGATCGTGGCTTTCGCCGTCGTCGTGGTCTGGCGCATGGTGATGTATTACATGTTCGCGCCCTGGACCCGCGACGGCCACATTCGCGCCGATATCGTGCAGATCGCCCCGGACGTGTCCGGGCTGATCCAGCAGGTCGAGGTCAAGGACAACCAGTTGGTGAAACGTGGCCAGGTGCTGTTCAGCATCGATCAGGACCGTTTCAAACTGGCGTTGCGTCAGGCCAAGGCAGCCGTTGCTGACCGCGAAGAAACCCTGGCTCAGGCCCAGCGTGAAGCCAAGCGTAACCGTGGCCTGGGCAATCTGGTGCCCGCCGAACAGCTGGAAGAAAGCCAGTCGAAAGTCGCTCGTGCGCAATCGGCACTGGCCGAAGCGCTGGTGACGGTGGACAGCGCCCAGCTCAACCTCGACCGCTCGGTAATTCGCAGCCCGGTGGACGGCTACGTCAACGACCGTGCGCCGCGCGCGCAAGAGTTCGTCACCGCCGGGCGTCCGGTGTTGTCGGTAGTCGATAGCAACTCGTTCCACATCGACGGCTATTTCGAAGAGACCAAACTCGACGGTATCCACATCGGTCAGTCGGTGGATATCCGCGTGATCGGTGACCGCGCCCGTTTGCGCGGGCATGTCGAAAGCATCGTCGCCGGCATCGAAGATCGTGACCGTTCGAGCGGCAGCAACCTGTTGCCCAACGTCAACCCGGCCTTCAGCTGGGTGCGTCTGGCCCAGCGGATTCCGGTGCGAATCGCCTTCGACGACGTGCCGGATGACTTCCGCATGATCGCCGGGCGTACTGCCACCGTGTCGATCATCGACGATCAGCAGCAGGAGCCCGCGAAATGA
- a CDS encoding efflux transporter outer membrane subunit — MSRALMIAGLGVMLSACSMVGPDYHLPGDAAIQRKDFQGGLAVAGKPVVSTPVPADWWRLYRDPRLDQLVQQAMASNTDLRVAAANLSRARAQVDEAEAAGGWSGGVKMGAQRLQESGQAFLLPEKVPVANVADIGISASYQFDLWGVLQRGIEAAKANADATQAAADTARITLVADVVRAYTQVCAANEEREIAQHSLDLQSQSTTLIQRLRDAGRGDETQVTRSQTQFKSLRADMPRYEAARQAGLFRLSMLLAKPVDQLPAGTATCAELPKIAQLVPVGDGAALLKRRPDIRQAERRLAAATAGIGIATGELYPDISIGATIGTVGIVSDLGDPSTNRWGFGPSLSWKVPTNGARARIREAEASTQGALAHFDGVVLNAIRETQTGLAQYTALLQRRDALADAEQSAKLAADQTHRFFQAGRESFLADLQATRTYTDVTAQLAAANTQVAMSQIDLFLALGGGWESGRTQASSASKP; from the coding sequence ATGAGCAGGGCCCTGATGATCGCCGGTCTGGGCGTGATGCTGTCGGCCTGTTCCATGGTCGGGCCGGACTATCACCTGCCGGGTGATGCGGCGATTCAGCGCAAGGATTTTCAGGGCGGTCTGGCGGTGGCCGGCAAGCCTGTGGTTTCTACTCCCGTGCCGGCGGACTGGTGGCGGTTGTATCGCGATCCGCGTCTGGATCAACTGGTGCAGCAAGCCATGGCCTCCAACACCGATCTGCGGGTGGCGGCGGCGAACCTGTCGCGGGCCCGTGCCCAGGTCGATGAGGCCGAGGCGGCCGGTGGCTGGAGCGGCGGCGTGAAAATGGGCGCCCAGCGCTTGCAGGAATCCGGTCAGGCATTCCTGTTGCCGGAGAAGGTCCCGGTGGCCAACGTCGCCGACATCGGCATCAGCGCCTCGTATCAGTTCGACCTGTGGGGCGTCTTGCAGCGCGGGATCGAAGCAGCGAAAGCCAATGCCGATGCGACCCAGGCCGCCGCCGACACCGCACGCATCACCCTGGTGGCGGACGTGGTTCGGGCCTACACCCAGGTTTGCGCGGCCAACGAAGAACGGGAAATCGCTCAGCACTCCCTCGACCTGCAATCCCAGAGCACCACGCTGATCCAGCGTCTGCGCGATGCCGGGCGCGGGGACGAAACCCAGGTCACCCGCTCGCAGACCCAATTCAAGTCCTTGCGCGCCGACATGCCGCGCTATGAAGCGGCGCGTCAGGCCGGGCTGTTCCGTCTGTCGATGCTGCTGGCCAAACCGGTCGATCAATTGCCGGCCGGCACCGCGACCTGCGCCGAACTGCCAAAAATCGCCCAACTGGTGCCGGTCGGTGACGGCGCTGCACTGCTCAAGCGTCGGCCTGACATCCGCCAGGCCGAGCGTCGCCTGGCCGCCGCGACCGCCGGCATCGGCATCGCCACCGGCGAGTTGTACCCGGACATCAGCATCGGCGCGACCATCGGTACTGTCGGTATTGTCTCCGACCTCGGCGACCCGTCGACCAACCGCTGGGGCTTCGGCCCGTCGCTGAGCTGGAAGGTGCCGACCAACGGCGCCCGGGCACGTATCCGCGAAGCCGAAGCCTCGACCCAGGGCGCTTTGGCCCATTTCGACGGGGTGGTGCTCAACGCCATTCGTGAAACCCAGACCGGTCTGGCCCAGTACACCGCGCTGCTGCAACGCCGCGATGCCCTGGCCGATGCCGAGCAGTCGGCGAAGCTGGCTGCCGACCAGACCCATCGTTTCTTCCAGGCGGGCCGCGAGTCGTTCCTCGCCGATCTGCAAGCCACCCGCACCTACACCGACGTCACCGCGCAACTGGCCGCCGCCAACACCCAGGTTGCCATGAGCCAGATCGATTTGTTCCTCGCCCTCGGCGGCGGTTGGGAAAGCGGACGAACGCAAGCCTCGAGTGCCAGCAAACCCTGA
- a CDS encoding YdgA family protein, with protein sequence MNKSAGVLLGIVVAIGAISVGGAWYTGTKIEGVLNNAVVDANKELQTAMAGSNGSASLELVSLERHTFSSTAHYRLKGEGEMFGEAPVELLFVDHIEHGPLPFSRLVSLKWLPVMATSHYELEKTPITEKWFAATKGATPLKGVVNIGYDQSTTGNIELPPLETALDEQSSLKFSGLNMDISASAQAQKVKANGYMDSLHLTTVAEDQAPVQIELNGLTLASNLAKSSYGYYTGDNTLELTSSKTTFGAKQSVLGVKNFEMKNLTEENGTNASGRADYKIGEVTLNDKKIGSANLAMSLKNLDIPSALSLMQIYQTKLQPYEKAAAEATAAGLPAPELNLTEAESAQVKADMQKLLAAGPQLALEDLSLKTANGESRANLVLDLTKPASMDLPPDQLGKQLIALLDLNVQVSKPMLVDLLSVQAQIDGQTDAKAIVDQASAAADMFSGMAVGSQLATLDGTNVTTKLHYAANQVEFNGQKMTVEQFVGFLMSKFAGVSVSQEQ encoded by the coding sequence ATGAATAAATCAGCAGGCGTGCTTCTCGGAATTGTTGTTGCCATCGGCGCCATCAGCGTCGGCGGGGCCTGGTACACCGGCACCAAGATCGAAGGCGTGCTCAACAACGCCGTCGTCGACGCCAACAAAGAGCTGCAAACCGCCATGGCTGGTTCCAACGGCAGTGCGTCGCTGGAGCTGGTCTCGCTGGAGCGTCACACCTTCAGCAGCACCGCGCACTATCGCCTCAAGGGCGAAGGCGAGATGTTCGGTGAAGCGCCGGTCGAGTTGCTTTTCGTCGACCACATCGAACACGGCCCGCTGCCTTTCTCGCGTCTGGTTTCGCTGAAGTGGTTGCCGGTCATGGCCACCAGTCACTACGAGCTGGAAAAGACCCCGATCACCGAAAAATGGTTCGCTGCCACCAAGGGCGCTACGCCGCTGAAGGGCGTGGTCAACATCGGCTACGACCAGTCCACGACCGGCAACATCGAACTGCCGCCACTGGAAACAGCACTGGACGAGCAGTCGAGCCTGAAATTCTCCGGTCTGAACATGGATATCTCCGCCAGTGCTCAGGCGCAGAAGGTCAAGGCCAATGGCTACATGGACAGCCTGCACCTGACCACCGTGGCTGAAGACCAAGCGCCGGTGCAGATCGAACTCAACGGCCTGACCCTGGCCAGCAACCTCGCCAAGAGCAGCTACGGCTACTACACCGGCGACAACACCCTGGAACTGACCAGCAGCAAGACCACCTTCGGCGCCAAGCAGTCCGTGTTGGGCGTGAAGAACTTCGAAATGAAAAACCTCACCGAAGAAAACGGCACGAACGCTTCCGGTCGTGCCGACTACAAAATCGGTGAAGTGACCCTCAACGACAAGAAAATCGGTTCGGCCAATCTGGCCATGAGCCTGAAAAACCTGGACATCCCGTCGGCCCTGTCGCTGATGCAGATCTACCAGACCAAGTTGCAGCCGTATGAGAAAGCCGCCGCTGAAGCCACCGCCGCCGGCCTGCCGGCGCCAGAGCTGAACCTGACCGAAGCCGAGTCCGCCCAGGTCAAGGCTGACATGCAGAAACTGCTGGCGGCCGGCCCGCAACTGGCGCTGGAAGACCTGTCGCTGAAAACCGCCAACGGTGAAAGCCGCGCCAACCTGGTGCTCGACCTGACCAAACCGGCCTCGATGGACCTGCCGCCGGATCAACTGGGCAAACAGCTGATCGCGCTGCTTGACCTCAATGTGCAAGTGTCCAAGCCGATGCTGGTGGATCTGCTCAGCGTACAGGCCCAGATCGACGGTCAGACCGATGCCAAAGCCATCGTTGACCAGGCCAGCGCCGCCGCCGACATGTTCTCCGGCATGGCCGTGGGTTCGCAACTGGCAACGCTGGATGGCACCAATGTGACGACCAAGTTGCATTACGCCGCCAATCAGGTGGAGTTCAACGGCCAGAAAATGACGGTCGAGCAGTTCGTCGGTTTCCTGATGAGCAAATTTGCCGGCGTCAGCGTCAGCCAGGAACAGTAA
- a CDS encoding DUF1656 domain-containing protein: MIGDLDISGIFLPTLLVLMGITYVLFVLVHGVLTRLHFYRLVWHRALFNVALYAVMLYGVDSLSRYLMT; the protein is encoded by the coding sequence ATGATCGGTGACCTGGACATCAGCGGCATCTTCCTGCCGACCCTGCTGGTGCTGATGGGCATCACTTATGTGCTGTTCGTGCTGGTACACGGCGTGCTCACACGCCTGCATTTCTACCGTCTGGTCTGGCACCGGGCATTGTTCAACGTGGCCCTCTACGCCGTGATGCTGTACGGCGTGGACTCACTCAGTCGATACCTGATGACATGA
- the pgaA gene encoding poly-beta-1,6 N-acetyl-D-glucosamine export porin PgaA, translated as MPRTDVPVLHRGLRPLFRVALCSQLLWPVLALADTAYDQMVLDARAGHYTPALTALRQVPPAQATAGQVSDHLQIASWAGLDAEVVKVYETEGRNRVLPVQALTATARAYRNLKRWDQATEVYNKALALEPNNADLQLGLALTQADSGKPDEAVTRAKALVAAKPDDPSRRLALGYALTRAGKQYDALFEYDQAFTRAGNKPEVAREYVVALQKARLPEPALRLANQRPGLIDPVTLRRLEGDLAAERVRLAEFATRSEKERYVIADRALGDYDKLLATWTPDASAHDDVTRWRIDRMGALKARARTADVITEYQKLQAEGVKIPTYALRWVAASYLDQRQPEVSTDLYRQVLSAPDADAGDRLEDTTALYYSLLESDRAEEARKVAEDLAKNEKPRVELKGLPIGNPSDDWMDAQLLSAQAAGTYGADLPHGEDRLQTLVDQAPGNVGLRLSQADLYLARQWPRRAESQLKEVESAVTRDMGLEVAQARTAMTLQEWRQMDALTDDVVERFPDNRQVQRAAREREVHDMSELRVEAYGGKANGGSGGNAGAVSGSRDFGIQSTLYSPPIDEDWRVFAGIGYATGDFAEGTGNHRFQRVGLERRTRDMTLEAEVSNHSYGYGDKQGARLAIARDINDNWQYGGSLEYLSADTPLRALNSNIKANGGSGFIRWRANESREWKLSVSPSHFSDGNNRVEALLTGRESVYSTTHVQVDAGLEVATSHNSNSEDVPYYNPKADFSVMPTVNVNHVLYHRYETSWSQQFQAGAGTYSQRDHGTGGMALLGYGQRYAWNDVFEVGGLFSVINRPYDGDRETDLRLLVDLTFRF; from the coding sequence ATGCCGCGTACTGATGTTCCCGTATTACATCGTGGTTTACGCCCTTTGTTTCGAGTCGCGCTGTGCAGCCAGTTGCTCTGGCCGGTGCTAGCGTTGGCCGATACGGCCTACGATCAAATGGTGCTCGATGCCCGGGCAGGGCATTACACGCCCGCGCTGACCGCTTTGCGTCAGGTGCCGCCGGCCCAGGCCACGGCGGGACAGGTCAGCGATCACCTGCAAATCGCCAGTTGGGCCGGGCTCGATGCCGAAGTGGTCAAGGTTTATGAAACCGAGGGCCGCAACCGTGTCCTGCCTGTTCAGGCCCTGACCGCCACCGCCCGGGCCTATCGCAATCTCAAACGTTGGGATCAGGCCACCGAGGTCTACAACAAGGCCCTGGCGTTGGAGCCGAACAATGCCGACCTGCAACTGGGGCTGGCGCTCACTCAGGCTGATTCCGGCAAACCCGATGAGGCCGTGACCCGCGCCAAGGCATTGGTTGCCGCCAAGCCCGACGATCCATCCCGCCGTCTAGCACTGGGCTACGCCCTGACCCGCGCCGGCAAACAATACGACGCACTGTTCGAATACGATCAGGCCTTCACTCGTGCCGGCAACAAACCGGAAGTCGCCCGCGAATACGTGGTGGCCCTGCAAAAGGCCCGTCTGCCCGAGCCAGCACTGCGCCTGGCCAACCAGCGTCCGGGGCTGATCGATCCAGTGACCTTGCGTCGCCTCGAAGGCGACCTGGCTGCCGAACGCGTGCGCCTCGCCGAATTCGCCACCCGCAGCGAAAAAGAACGTTATGTGATCGCCGACCGCGCGTTGGGCGACTACGACAAACTGCTCGCCACCTGGACCCCTGACGCCAGTGCCCACGATGACGTGACCCGTTGGCGCATCGACCGCATGGGCGCTCTCAAGGCCCGGGCGCGCACCGCCGACGTGATTACCGAATACCAGAAGCTACAAGCCGAAGGCGTGAAGATTCCGACCTACGCCCTGCGCTGGGTGGCCGCGTCCTATCTGGACCAGCGGCAACCGGAAGTCTCCACCGACCTGTATCGCCAGGTGCTCTCGGCACCGGACGCGGATGCCGGTGATCGCCTCGAAGACACCACCGCGCTGTATTACTCGTTGCTGGAAAGCGACCGGGCGGAAGAGGCACGCAAGGTCGCCGAAGACCTGGCCAAAAACGAGAAACCGCGCGTCGAACTCAAGGGGCTGCCGATCGGCAACCCCAGCGACGACTGGATGGACGCCCAACTGCTGTCGGCCCAGGCCGCCGGCACCTACGGCGCGGACCTGCCCCACGGCGAGGATCGCTTGCAGACGCTGGTCGATCAGGCGCCAGGCAATGTCGGTTTGCGCCTGTCCCAGGCCGATCTGTACCTGGCCCGCCAATGGCCCCGTCGCGCCGAAAGCCAGCTCAAGGAAGTCGAGAGCGCGGTAACGCGAGACATGGGCCTGGAAGTCGCTCAGGCCCGTACCGCCATGACGCTTCAGGAGTGGCGGCAGATGGATGCCCTGACCGACGACGTCGTCGAGCGTTTCCCGGACAACCGTCAGGTGCAGCGCGCTGCACGCGAGCGTGAAGTGCATGACATGTCCGAGCTGCGCGTCGAAGCCTACGGCGGCAAGGCCAATGGCGGCAGCGGTGGCAATGCCGGCGCGGTCAGCGGCAGCCGGGACTTCGGCATCCAGAGCACGTTGTACAGCCCGCCGATCGATGAAGACTGGCGAGTGTTTGCCGGAATCGGTTACGCCACAGGTGATTTTGCCGAGGGCACCGGCAACCACCGCTTCCAGCGTGTCGGTCTGGAGCGACGCACCCGTGACATGACCCTTGAAGCGGAAGTCTCCAACCATTCCTACGGTTATGGTGACAAGCAGGGCGCCCGTCTGGCGATTGCCCGGGATATCAACGACAACTGGCAGTACGGCGGCAGTCTTGAATACCTGTCGGCCGACACCCCGCTGCGCGCGTTGAACAGCAACATCAAGGCCAACGGCGGCAGCGGCTTCATTCGCTGGCGCGCCAATGAAAGCCGCGAATGGAAACTGTCGGTCAGCCCGTCGCACTTCAGCGACGGCAACAACCGCGTCGAAGCCTTGCTGACCGGGCGCGAGAGCGTCTACAGCACCACTCATGTGCAGGTCGACGCCGGCCTGGAAGTCGCCACCAGCCACAACTCCAATTCCGAAGACGTGCCTTACTACAACCCGAAGGCGGACTTCAGCGTGATGCCGACGGTCAACGTCAACCACGTGCTCTACCACCGCTACGAAACCTCCTGGAGCCAGCAGTTCCAGGCTGGTGCGGGTACGTACAGCCAGCGTGACCACGGCACCGGCGGCATGGCGTTGCTGGGCTACGGCCAGCGCTATGCCTGGAACGACGTGTTCGAGGTGGGCGGTTTGTTCAGTGTGATCAACCGGCCCTACGACGGTGACCGGGAAACTGATCTGCGTCTGCTCGTCGACCTCACTTTCCGCTTCTAG
- a CDS encoding FUSC family protein: MNGFFSGIPPARDWFYGIRTFAASMIALYIALLMQMPRPYWAMATVYIVSSPFLGPTSSKALYRAIGTFLGAAAAVLFVPMFVQSPYVLVVVIALWTGILLFLSLHLRTANNYALMLAGYTLPLIALPVVDNPLAVWDVAEARTEEIFLGIAVAAVVGAMFWPRRLAPVFNDAVGKWFADATTYSLKFLSRDVNPEEVAALRMAMVGSFNSLELMIGQLPHEGARPQTVRNTKELRGRMIHLLPVIDALDDSLYALERRTPELVEKFAPLLAATREWLGHKDADLDRWQALRDQLEALQPSAETLEDRKQLLFSNALYRLGEFIDLWQDCRSLQDAILCERQDSWRAVYRHWRLGRLTPFLDRGLMLYSVASTILAIIVASVLWILLGWTDGGSAVILAAVSCSFFASMDDPAPQIYRFFFWTGMSVLFASLYLFLVLPNLHDFPMLVLAFAVPFICVGTLTVQPRFFLGMLLTLVNTSSFISIQGAYDADFFAFANSNLAGPLGLLFAFIWTLIARPFGAELAAKRLTRFSWKDIVSMTEPANLAEHRQLGVQLLDRLMQHLPRLALTRQDTGIAMREVRVGLNLLDLLAYTPRVTGAPNALLQQVVVEVGEYFRACLKAGERLPAPSALLMTMDRTRRALNGHGDEETRLHLLHALSGLRLALLPGVEFVSSAEPEEPLPEGAPL, translated from the coding sequence GTGAACGGCTTTTTTTCCGGCATTCCTCCGGCCCGGGACTGGTTCTACGGGATCCGTACTTTCGCGGCCTCGATGATCGCGCTGTACATCGCCTTGCTGATGCAGATGCCGCGTCCTTACTGGGCGATGGCAACGGTGTACATCGTTTCCAGCCCGTTCCTCGGGCCGACCAGTTCCAAGGCGCTGTATCGGGCGATCGGTACGTTCCTCGGCGCCGCTGCGGCGGTGCTGTTCGTGCCGATGTTCGTCCAGAGTCCCTATGTACTGGTAGTGGTCATCGCCCTGTGGACAGGGATTCTGCTGTTCCTGTCCCTGCATTTGCGCACCGCCAACAACTACGCGTTGATGCTCGCCGGCTACACCTTGCCGCTGATCGCCCTGCCGGTGGTGGATAACCCGTTGGCTGTGTGGGATGTCGCGGAGGCACGGACCGAAGAGATCTTCCTCGGCATCGCGGTGGCGGCGGTGGTCGGTGCGATGTTCTGGCCCCGGCGCCTGGCGCCGGTGTTCAACGATGCCGTGGGCAAGTGGTTCGCCGATGCGACCACCTACAGCCTGAAATTCCTCAGCCGTGACGTGAATCCCGAAGAAGTCGCGGCCCTGCGCATGGCCATGGTCGGCAGTTTCAACAGCCTCGAATTGATGATCGGCCAGTTGCCCCACGAAGGCGCGCGGCCGCAAACGGTGCGCAACACCAAGGAGCTGCGCGGGCGGATGATCCATCTGCTACCGGTGATCGATGCCCTGGACGATTCGCTCTATGCCCTCGAACGGCGCACGCCGGAGCTTGTGGAAAAATTCGCGCCGCTGCTCGCCGCCACCCGCGAATGGCTCGGCCACAAAGACGCTGATCTCGACCGCTGGCAAGCCCTGCGGGATCAGCTCGAAGCCCTGCAACCCAGCGCCGAAACCCTGGAGGACCGCAAACAATTGCTGTTTTCCAACGCGCTGTACCGCCTCGGTGAATTCATCGATCTGTGGCAGGACTGCCGCAGTCTGCAGGACGCGATCCTGTGCGAACGCCAGGACAGCTGGCGCGCGGTTTACCGCCACTGGCGCCTTGGTCGCCTGACGCCATTTCTTGACCGTGGGCTGATGCTGTATTCGGTGGCGTCGACCATTCTGGCGATCATTGTCGCCTCGGTGCTGTGGATTCTGCTGGGCTGGACCGACGGTGGCAGCGCGGTGATTCTGGCCGCCGTGTCGTGCAGCTTCTTCGCCTCGATGGACGACCCGGCTCCGCAGATCTACCGGTTCTTTTTCTGGACCGGGATGTCGGTGCTGTTCGCCAGCCTGTACCTGTTTCTGGTGCTGCCGAACCTGCATGACTTCCCGATGCTGGTGCTGGCGTTTGCCGTCCCGTTCATCTGCGTCGGCACCCTGACGGTGCAGCCACGGTTCTTCCTCGGCATGTTGCTGACGCTGGTGAACACCTCGTCATTTATCAGCATCCAGGGTGCCTACGACGCCGACTTCTTTGCGTTCGCCAACTCCAACCTGGCGGGGCCATTGGGGCTGTTGTTCGCGTTTATCTGGACCCTGATCGCCCGGCCGTTTGGCGCCGAACTGGCGGCCAAGCGCCTGACCCGTTTCAGCTGGAAAGACATCGTCAGCATGACCGAGCCGGCGAACCTCGCCGAGCACCGGCAACTGGGCGTGCAGTTGCTCGACCGCTTGATGCAGCATCTGCCGCGTCTGGCGTTGACGAGGCAGGACACCGGCATCGCGATGCGCGAAGTGCGGGTGGGGTTGAACCTGCTCGACCTGCTGGCCTACACCCCACGGGTGACCGGTGCGCCGAATGCGTTGTTGCAGCAAGTGGTGGTCGAGGTTGGCGAGTATTTCCGCGCCTGCCTCAAGGCCGGCGAACGCTTGCCGGCGCCCAGCGCCTTGCTGATGACCATGGACCGCACCCGTCGTGCGCTCAATGGTCACGGCGATGAAGAAACCCGACTACACCTGTTGCACGCCTTGAGCGGTTTGCGTCTGGCGCTGTTGCCCGGCGTCGAATTCGTCTCCAGTGCCGAGCCCGAAGAACCGCTGCCCGAAGGAGCGCCCCTATGA